From a region of the Nonlabens dokdonensis DSW-6 genome:
- a CDS encoding PAS domain-containing protein produces MKLLLWDLDATIFHDLDKIAISNNWYFKYFIDGYSHFKNYAIVLVDHELNICAASPNIKKITGYESNEMIGKAVYFSHGAATNSDCKFLSKIAIDEEIPFHSRLVNYDRDGNVYGCETRAFPIFNKSGKLCHYIAFKQAYSV; encoded by the coding sequence GTGAAATTACTATTATGGGATCTTGATGCTACTATTTTTCATGATTTGGATAAAATCGCAATTAGTAATAATTGGTATTTCAAATATTTTATAGACGGTTACAGTCATTTTAAAAACTATGCGATTGTATTAGTAGATCATGAGCTAAATATTTGTGCAGCGTCTCCTAATATTAAAAAGATAACTGGATATGAATCCAATGAAATGATAGGTAAAGCGGTTTATTTTTCACATGGTGCAGCTACAAACTCCGACTGTAAGTTCCTTTCTAAGATTGCTATCGATGAAGAAATTCCTTTTCACAGCAGGTTAGTAAATTATGATCGAGATGGTAACGTATATGGATGTGAAACACGAGCCTTTCCTATATTTAATAAGTCGGGAAAATTGTGCCACTACATTGCTTTTAAACAAGCTTATTCGGTTTAA
- the dinB gene encoding DNA polymerase IV has product MHELADRKIIHVDMDAFYASVEQHDDPDLRGKPIAVGGGSDRGVVAAASYEARKYGVRSAMPSVTAKRLCPDLIFVKSRFDRYREVSAQIREIFHDYTDLVEPLSLDEAYLDVTENKYDFPSATIIAYEIRRRIYETTGITASAGISVNKFIAKIASDYNKPNGQKTIVPEEIIEFLEELEIRKFHGIGKVTAEKMYQFGIFTGKDLKRKSLEFLVENFGKSGSHYYKIVRGIHKSPVKPDRIRKSLGAERTFSENISSEVFMKERLIQIAEEIEKRIAKSDVSGKTVTLKIKYRDFKTQTRSKTLPYFIRDKQTILNTAIELMEQESFRESVRLLGITLSNLNTGKEEEEDFVEVQLGFSF; this is encoded by the coding sequence ATGCACGAACTGGCAGACAGAAAAATTATACATGTAGATATGGATGCGTTTTATGCATCTGTAGAGCAGCATGATGATCCAGACTTGCGCGGTAAACCAATTGCTGTAGGTGGCGGCAGTGATCGTGGTGTTGTGGCAGCGGCTAGTTATGAAGCACGTAAATATGGCGTGCGTAGTGCGATGCCTAGCGTCACGGCAAAACGTTTGTGTCCAGATCTCATCTTTGTCAAGTCCAGATTTGATAGGTACCGAGAGGTATCTGCGCAGATAAGAGAGATTTTTCATGATTATACAGATCTTGTAGAGCCGCTTTCCTTAGATGAAGCTTATCTAGACGTAACAGAGAATAAGTATGATTTCCCCAGCGCAACGATTATTGCATATGAAATAAGAAGGCGCATTTACGAGACTACAGGAATTACTGCCAGTGCAGGAATATCAGTCAATAAATTTATTGCCAAAATAGCTAGCGATTACAACAAACCTAACGGCCAGAAAACAATCGTGCCCGAAGAAATTATTGAGTTTTTAGAAGAGCTAGAAATCCGCAAATTTCATGGCATAGGAAAAGTTACTGCAGAGAAAATGTACCAATTTGGCATTTTTACAGGAAAGGATCTCAAAAGAAAGTCTCTAGAATTTTTAGTAGAGAATTTTGGTAAGAGTGGTAGTCATTATTATAAAATAGTGAGAGGTATTCATAAAAGTCCTGTAAAACCAGATCGAATTAGAAAATCACTAGGTGCAGAACGAACTTTTTCTGAGAATATATCGAGCGAAGTTTTCATGAAAGAGCGATTGATTCAAATTGCTGAAGAGATTGAAAAACGCATTGCAAAATCTGATGTATCTGGTAAAACAGTCACGCTTAAGATCAAATATCGAGACTTTAAAACTCAGACTAGGAGTAAAACATTGCCGTATTTCATACGCGATAAGCAGACAATTTTAAATACTGCAATAGAGCTTATGGAGCAAGAAAGTTTTCGCGAAAGCGTACGCCTACTGGGCATTACACTTAGTAATTTAAATACTGGAAAAGAGGAAGAAGAAGATTTTGTTGAAGTTCAGTTAGGATTTTCGTTCTAA
- a CDS encoding NAD-dependent epimerase/dehydratase family protein yields the protein MGFTAIIIGATGLTGGVLLDQLLEDSRYDKVVTLSRKRIENNHPKHKNHLADLFDPTTYQEQLKGDHLFICTGTTQAKTPDKETYYKIEHDLPLQVAEVALKNGVEKVVAISALGANPDSRFIYNRGKGAMERDIEALGFSESYFVQPALIGGDREEKRTFESAWKKFQKLIDPLLIGFLKKYRTIEPETIAQAMIYIAVNGYEKVRIESDELKTVASRSFKSQ from the coding sequence ATGGGTTTTACAGCAATTATAATTGGCGCAACAGGTTTAACCGGTGGAGTTCTACTAGATCAGTTATTAGAAGATTCTAGATATGATAAGGTAGTTACGCTTTCGCGAAAGCGAATTGAAAACAATCACCCAAAACATAAAAATCACCTAGCTGATTTATTTGATCCTACAACCTATCAAGAGCAATTAAAAGGCGATCATTTATTTATTTGTACAGGAACGACGCAAGCCAAAACACCTGATAAAGAAACCTATTATAAAATTGAACACGATTTACCGCTACAAGTTGCTGAAGTGGCTTTAAAAAATGGGGTAGAAAAAGTAGTTGCCATCTCTGCATTAGGTGCCAATCCAGATAGCCGCTTTATATACAATCGTGGCAAAGGAGCAATGGAACGAGACATAGAAGCATTAGGCTTTTCTGAATCCTATTTTGTACAGCCAGCTTTAATAGGTGGTGATCGAGAGGAAAAGAGAACCTTTGAAAGTGCTTGGAAAAAATTTCAAAAACTTATCGATCCATTACTAATAGGATTTCTGAAAAAATACCGTACTATAGAGCCAGAAACCATTGCACAAGCGATGATTTATATAGCTGTAAATGGATATGAGAAAGTAAGAATTGAAAGTGATGAGTTAAAAACAGTAGCCAGTCGCAGTTTTAAGTCTCAGTAG
- a CDS encoding CYTH domain-containing protein, with amino-acid sequence MTEIERKFLLKTTDFLKDKTGKRITQGYLSTDPERTVRVRVKGDQGFLTIKGKSNDSGLSRYEWEKEITTQEAEKLLQLCLPGVIDKTRYEIQIGQHTWEIDIFHGENNGLNLAEIELQSETETFSKPDWIGQEVTGDKRYYNSYLSKNPYAL; translated from the coding sequence ATGACAGAAATAGAACGTAAATTCCTTCTCAAAACAACCGATTTCCTAAAAGACAAAACAGGAAAACGCATCACGCAAGGTTATCTATCTACTGATCCTGAAAGAACCGTTCGCGTACGAGTAAAAGGTGATCAAGGTTTCTTAACCATAAAAGGAAAATCAAACGACAGCGGCCTGTCTCGTTATGAATGGGAAAAAGAAATTACTACTCAAGAAGCTGAGAAACTTCTACAACTCTGTTTACCAGGTGTGATCGATAAAACCAGATATGAAATTCAAATAGGACAACATACTTGGGAAATAGATATTTTTCACGGAGAAAACAACGGCCTTAACCTGGCCGAAATTGAACTACAATCAGAAACAGAAACCTTCTCAAAACCAGATTGGATCGGTCAAGAAGTAACAGGAGATAAACGTTATTATAATTCTTACTTAAGCAAAAACCCTTACGCCTTATGA
- a CDS encoding YciI family protein has protein sequence MKQLSLILLSFLFISCNNELNKPVKDDTIITEKIDITAQADSLKQLGYNVFVYSEDDTEFLMQEYFMVQLLSGDNDSIPKVERDRLQKEHLKHLSRMYDEGYASLIGPMNNGNEWRGIVVYNTKNIAIADSLARLDPFVKSGALKVKTTGWWTQKGGQLR, from the coding sequence ATGAAACAACTATCTTTAATCTTGCTTTCTTTTTTATTTATTTCTTGTAACAATGAATTAAATAAACCTGTAAAAGATGATACAATTATTACTGAAAAAATAGATATAACAGCACAGGCAGACTCATTGAAACAATTAGGTTATAACGTTTTTGTTTATAGTGAAGACGACACTGAATTTCTAATGCAAGAATATTTTATGGTGCAGCTTTTATCTGGTGATAATGACTCTATTCCTAAAGTAGAACGTGATCGTTTACAAAAGGAACATTTAAAACACCTGTCTAGAATGTATGATGAAGGCTACGCTAGTTTAATTGGCCCCATGAATAATGGCAATGAATGGCGCGGAATAGTAGTCTACAATACTAAAAATATTGCTATTGCAGATAGTCTCGCTAGGTTAGATCCATTTGTAAAAAGTGGTGCTTTGAAAGTAAAAACGACAGGTTGGTGGACACAAAAAGGAGGACAATTGCGATAG
- a CDS encoding porin family protein translates to MSVAFFPFNNGDPNKKEQKINETRIKKERNNEVGSSRFGFKAGVNFSDVPATDIETQEDSGYAGTAPYGSFFIDTKIASKWSIQNELTFSFTDVYTYVESPVLLKRRFSEKWSAFAGPNLMYVFDYADSVDKNFGIGLDFGLQYDLPKDFFIEARYGVGFTEHFNENFFGLENAKRNVLRIGVGIKF, encoded by the coding sequence TTGTCAGTAGCTTTCTTCCCTTTTAACAATGGAGATCCAAATAAAAAAGAACAAAAGATCAACGAAACGAGAATTAAAAAGGAAAGAAACAATGAAGTTGGTTCTAGCCGTTTTGGTTTTAAAGCTGGAGTTAATTTCTCTGATGTTCCAGCAACAGATATCGAAACACAAGAAGATTCTGGATATGCTGGTACTGCCCCTTATGGTAGCTTTTTTATAGACACTAAAATCGCTAGTAAATGGAGTATTCAAAATGAATTGACTTTTTCTTTTACAGATGTGTATACTTATGTTGAATCACCAGTGCTTTTAAAAAGACGTTTTAGTGAAAAATGGTCTGCTTTTGCTGGACCCAACTTGATGTACGTTTTTGATTATGCTGATTCCGTTGACAAGAACTTTGGAATCGGATTGGACTTCGGTTTACAATATGATTTACCAAAAGACTTTTTTATAGAAGCGAGATACGGTGTAGGTTTTACGGAACATTTCAATGAAAACTTCTTTGGGCTAGAAAATGCAAAACGCAACGTACTGAGAATCGGTGTAGGAATAAAGTTTTAA
- the pbpC gene encoding penicillin-binding protein 1C, with protein sequence MKKFLFKHKIKLSVLTVLLVWYVVCLPEKLFDVPYSTVIESKDGRLLDAHIARDEQWRFPAVDSVPYRYKQSLLQYEDAHFYSHPGFNPVSIGKALADNISAGKVVRGGSTITQQVIRLARKKERKYYEKFIELIWATRLEFRLSKEEILELYASHAPYGGNVIGLDMAAWRYFGRKPHELSWAESATLAVLPNAPGLVYPGKRESLLKEKRDQVLLKLKEENIITEMDYELAISENVPTQDFRVPQLAPHLLQRANKEYGTKKLRTSIDYEMQETVNRIVKNHHRILQQNGVNNLAMLVLDVESQTVAAYVGNAPTTREHSKDVDIITAPRSTGSVLKPFLYAAMLEDGELLPHSLVKDTPTIIDGFSTENYDKKYTGAIPASQALSRSLNVPAVRLLREHTVPRFYNKLQDLKLSHLNRGAGTYGLSLIIGGGESSLWDMSRAYLGMAKTLELYTDNSSQYDPEIMNRLSYLDNSVDLAFAKAEQPSNNKEISWSLEPSIYGAGSIYHTFEAMKKVNRPEGEEIWHFFNPDREIAWKTGTSFGNRDAWAIGVTPKYIIGVWTGNADGEGRAEMTGIDSAAPVLFDLFNRLPAQQWFAPPYDDMLEVQTCKQSGYLATPLCEAINQYIPVVGEKYASCPYHKAINLDATKTYQVNADCEPASQIITQSWFTLPPVMSYYYSRANPSYQPLPDYRADCVPYTDDVMRFIKPKHNTTITLTKNVEGELNSAIFEIAHKKSDTEVYWYMDDEFLGATKNFHELAISGKKGKRLITAVDEDGNDVRIYVIFE encoded by the coding sequence TTGAAAAAATTTCTTTTTAAACATAAGATCAAACTCAGCGTCTTAACGGTTCTACTCGTTTGGTATGTGGTATGTTTACCAGAAAAACTATTTGATGTTCCTTATTCTACAGTAATAGAAAGTAAGGATGGCAGGCTGCTCGATGCACATATTGCTAGAGATGAACAGTGGCGTTTCCCTGCAGTAGACTCTGTTCCTTACCGGTACAAACAAAGTCTGTTGCAATATGAAGATGCACATTTTTACAGTCATCCAGGATTCAATCCAGTTTCTATAGGGAAAGCCCTGGCAGATAATATTTCGGCTGGGAAAGTAGTACGTGGTGGAAGTACGATTACACAACAAGTGATCCGGCTAGCGCGTAAGAAAGAACGTAAATACTACGAGAAATTTATAGAGCTGATTTGGGCGACACGATTGGAGTTTCGGCTTTCTAAAGAAGAGATTCTTGAACTCTATGCCAGTCATGCTCCTTATGGTGGTAATGTTATTGGTCTGGATATGGCGGCGTGGCGTTATTTTGGTAGAAAACCTCACGAATTAAGTTGGGCAGAAAGTGCTACGCTTGCCGTTTTACCTAATGCGCCAGGATTGGTCTATCCTGGAAAACGAGAAAGTCTACTTAAAGAAAAACGTGATCAAGTCTTACTCAAATTAAAAGAAGAAAACATTATTACAGAAATGGATTACGAACTCGCTATTTCTGAAAACGTGCCGACTCAAGATTTTAGAGTACCGCAACTGGCGCCACATTTATTACAAAGAGCTAACAAGGAATACGGTACCAAAAAACTACGCACCAGTATTGATTATGAGATGCAAGAAACGGTGAATCGTATTGTAAAAAATCATCATAGAATCTTGCAGCAAAACGGTGTGAACAACCTTGCCATGCTGGTTCTGGACGTAGAATCCCAAACCGTTGCCGCTTACGTAGGAAACGCACCTACTACTAGAGAACATAGTAAAGATGTAGATATTATCACTGCACCGCGGTCTACAGGCAGTGTTCTAAAGCCTTTCTTATATGCTGCGATGCTGGAAGATGGAGAATTGTTGCCGCACAGTCTTGTAAAAGATACGCCTACCATAATTGACGGATTTTCTACAGAAAATTATGATAAGAAATACACAGGAGCAATTCCTGCATCGCAAGCTTTATCCAGGTCTTTAAATGTTCCTGCGGTGCGACTGCTACGAGAACATACGGTACCACGATTTTATAATAAGTTACAAGATCTAAAACTTTCTCATCTTAATCGCGGCGCAGGAACTTACGGATTGAGTTTGATAATTGGCGGTGGCGAGAGCAGCCTTTGGGACATGAGCCGCGCCTATTTAGGAATGGCTAAAACCTTAGAACTTTACACAGACAACAGCAGTCAGTACGATCCGGAGATTATGAATAGGTTGAGTTATCTCGATAATAGTGTGGATCTCGCTTTCGCGAAAGCGGAACAACCATCAAACAATAAAGAAATAAGCTGGTCTTTAGAACCATCCATCTATGGTGCAGGAAGCATTTACCACACATTTGAAGCGATGAAAAAGGTAAACCGACCAGAAGGCGAGGAAATCTGGCACTTCTTTAATCCTGATAGAGAAATCGCCTGGAAAACAGGAACGAGTTTTGGAAATCGAGATGCATGGGCGATAGGCGTTACACCAAAATACATCATAGGCGTCTGGACAGGAAATGCCGACGGAGAAGGACGTGCAGAAATGACTGGAATAGACAGCGCAGCACCGGTACTTTTTGATTTATTCAATCGATTGCCCGCACAACAATGGTTTGCGCCACCTTATGACGATATGCTAGAAGTACAAACTTGTAAGCAGTCTGGTTATCTCGCCACGCCATTATGTGAAGCTATCAACCAATATATTCCTGTCGTAGGTGAGAAATATGCGTCGTGTCCGTACCATAAAGCCATTAATCTAGACGCTACAAAAACCTATCAAGTAAATGCCGACTGCGAGCCAGCATCACAAATAATTACACAGTCGTGGTTTACTTTGCCGCCAGTGATGTCCTACTATTATTCAAGAGCCAACCCTAGTTACCAACCATTACCAGATTACAGAGCAGATTGTGTGCCTTACACAGATGATGTAATGCGTTTTATAAAACCAAAACACAATACTACAATTACTTTAACTAAAAATGTGGAAGGCGAGTTGAACAGCGCCATTTTTGAAATCGCTCATAAAAAAAGTGATACAGAAGTTTATTGGTATATGGATGATGAGTTTTTAGGAGCTACCAAGAATTTTCATGAACTAGCCATTTCTGGTAAAAAAGGAAAACGATTAATTACTGCAGTTGATGAAGATGGTAATGATGTGCGGATTTATGTGATTTTTGAGTGA
- a CDS encoding NAD(P)H-binding protein codes for MQSKKTIGILGCGWLGYDLALKLHEQNYQVRGTSRSQEKLDQLRQNGIQAFEIDLTEDKIYGDLQSFLEHLDKLVIDIPPGLRKNPESDFAYRMRMLMRFVQVYEIPHVIFISSTSVFEDREDIPSYDEHSIPNATSNSGKKIIAAEEGIQKMAQKSTIVRPCGLIGEDRHPIKMLAGKSGIKNSDAPVNLVTRDHVNSLIIKVIVGELDAPVIHAISEPHASREVYYQKTAEEFGLEKPVFKKEESSVGKRIVSTISSS; via the coding sequence ATGCAGAGTAAGAAAACAATCGGTATCTTAGGTTGTGGCTGGTTAGGTTATGACCTTGCGTTAAAGTTACATGAGCAAAATTATCAGGTAAGAGGCACATCTCGATCCCAAGAAAAATTAGATCAGCTTAGGCAAAATGGTATTCAAGCTTTTGAAATAGATCTTACTGAAGATAAAATCTATGGCGATTTACAAAGTTTTCTAGAACATCTGGATAAACTCGTTATTGATATCCCACCAGGATTGCGCAAGAATCCAGAGAGTGATTTTGCTTATCGCATGAGAATGTTGATGCGATTTGTACAGGTTTATGAAATACCTCATGTCATTTTTATTTCTTCCACTTCTGTTTTTGAAGATCGAGAAGACATTCCATCTTATGACGAACATTCTATTCCTAACGCTACCAGCAATAGTGGTAAAAAAATCATCGCAGCCGAAGAAGGAATTCAAAAGATGGCACAAAAATCCACGATCGTTAGACCATGCGGTTTGATAGGAGAAGATCGTCATCCTATTAAAATGCTAGCTGGTAAAAGCGGAATCAAAAACTCAGACGCTCCGGTAAATCTAGTTACTCGAGATCATGTGAATTCTTTAATCATTAAAGTAATTGTTGGTGAGCTCGATGCTCCTGTGATTCATGCCATCAGTGAACCTCACGCTAGCCGTGAAGTTTATTATCAAAAAACCGCAGAAGAATTTGGGCTAGAAAAGCCGGTTTTTAAGAAAGAAGAAAGTAGTGTTGGGAAGAGAATAGTTTCAACTATTTCATCATCATAA
- a CDS encoding M28 family peptidase: MRPKSHISSAASFLVLIAMIWYAFHSQTPSSDVKDNLPETEWSTARALEHVKAMSLKPHYVGSNAHNEVRDYVIDELKKMGLSVTTQKGYDISWNANMSQPENILARIKGSEPGNKALILLTHYDSDPHSSKGASDAGSGVATILEGVRAFLAANKTPKNDIIICITDGEELGLNGASLFVNKHPWAKNIGFVLNFEARGSGGPSYVLVETNGGNRKIMEEFMAAGTDYPVANSLAYSIYQMIPNDTDLTIFREDGDINGLNFAFIGDHFDYHTELDSYERLDRNTLAHQGSYLMPLLNHFSDLDMTDRVMVAQGDDLVYFPLPIVKMVSFPFSWLAAMIIVSGIFLLFLIILGIRKRRITAKHLFGGFIPFLGSLVIGFLLSKYGWEGIRSGSFYIDQLHGFPYNGYWLLAASAFAAVTICFFLYHKYYHRDRIASLSVAPLILLWVISVAIAFPVGDGGLIPDVYLGGAGFFLIPLFAGLIMLWLNIYQKRPSYILLLLLAVPAIFVFAPFIKAFPVALGMSILFVAAVLSTLLFGLLIPILGHYRKKGLLAFGSLLVTIVCLCFAFAKAEFSQTQPKPTSLIYVQNQDNQTAQWATYDRALSDWTKEKLGEKPQLAKELNANSIDSKYGTGFTYAAKTIYQDLPEVALELVGDSTVNDLRTVRFKISSVSDVHRYEVFADSKYQFEKAMVNGLEIEPSGKSKKPFANRWGNRFLSYYVKENAPLELELTFNADTEPEIIIYAASFDLLEQEQFNVSQRPLDQMSMPFVLNDAVLRKRTVKLSRDFKQPNDDVTYELVEPNAE, from the coding sequence ATGAGACCTAAATCTCACATTTCTTCTGCAGCCTCTTTTCTAGTTTTAATAGCAATGATTTGGTACGCATTCCATAGTCAGACACCTTCTTCTGATGTGAAAGATAATTTACCAGAAACAGAATGGTCTACTGCTCGTGCATTAGAACATGTAAAAGCCATGTCTTTAAAACCTCATTATGTAGGAAGCAATGCGCATAACGAAGTAAGAGATTATGTCATAGATGAGCTCAAAAAAATGGGATTGAGTGTCACCACTCAAAAAGGCTACGACATCAGCTGGAATGCAAACATGTCACAACCAGAAAATATTCTCGCTCGCATTAAAGGTTCTGAACCAGGAAATAAAGCATTGATTTTGTTGACTCATTACGATAGCGATCCACATTCTAGTAAAGGAGCCAGCGATGCAGGTAGTGGTGTAGCAACTATTCTAGAAGGAGTAAGAGCTTTTCTTGCTGCAAACAAAACTCCAAAAAACGATATAATTATTTGCATTACAGATGGTGAGGAATTAGGATTAAATGGCGCCAGCCTTTTTGTAAATAAACACCCTTGGGCAAAAAACATAGGTTTTGTACTCAATTTTGAAGCTCGTGGTAGCGGTGGTCCTAGTTATGTTCTGGTAGAAACTAATGGTGGTAATCGCAAAATCATGGAAGAGTTTATGGCGGCTGGAACAGATTATCCTGTGGCAAATTCGCTCGCTTATAGCATCTACCAAATGATCCCAAATGATACCGACCTAACTATTTTTAGAGAAGATGGTGATATCAACGGTCTCAACTTTGCTTTTATAGGAGATCATTTTGATTACCATACAGAGCTGGATTCTTATGAAAGACTTGACCGTAATACGCTTGCACATCAAGGTTCTTATTTAATGCCGTTATTGAATCATTTTAGCGATCTTGACATGACAGATCGTGTGATGGTAGCTCAAGGTGATGACCTGGTTTACTTTCCGTTACCTATTGTAAAAATGGTTAGTTTTCCATTCAGTTGGCTAGCAGCCATGATCATAGTTAGTGGTATATTTCTTTTGTTTTTGATCATTTTAGGAATCCGTAAAAGACGTATTACTGCAAAACATTTATTCGGTGGTTTTATTCCATTCCTTGGTAGTTTAGTTATCGGTTTTTTATTGAGCAAATATGGTTGGGAAGGCATCCGGTCTGGTAGCTTTTACATAGATCAGCTGCACGGTTTTCCTTATAACGGTTACTGGCTTCTTGCAGCATCTGCATTTGCAGCTGTCACCATTTGTTTTTTCTTATATCATAAATATTACCATCGCGATCGCATTGCTAGTTTGAGTGTTGCGCCTTTGATCTTGTTATGGGTCATTAGTGTGGCGATAGCCTTTCCAGTAGGCGATGGCGGTTTAATTCCCGATGTTTATTTAGGCGGCGCAGGTTTCTTTTTGATTCCGTTATTTGCTGGATTAATTATGTTGTGGCTCAATATTTATCAAAAACGACCTAGTTATATTCTGTTATTACTCCTTGCTGTTCCTGCGATTTTTGTTTTCGCTCCATTTATTAAAGCTTTTCCAGTGGCTTTGGGAATGAGTATTCTTTTCGTTGCTGCTGTTTTAAGTACGCTTTTATTTGGATTACTGATTCCAATTTTAGGACATTACCGCAAGAAAGGATTGCTGGCTTTTGGTTCTTTATTGGTTACCATAGTTTGTTTGTGTTTCGCTTTCGCGAAAGCGGAATTCTCACAAACCCAACCCAAACCTACCAGCTTGATCTACGTTCAAAATCAAGACAACCAGACTGCACAATGGGCAACCTACGATCGTGCATTGTCAGATTGGACCAAGGAAAAACTGGGCGAAAAACCACAACTTGCCAAAGAATTAAATGCCAACTCCATAGATTCAAAATACGGAACAGGATTCACTTACGCGGCAAAAACCATCTATCAAGATTTACCAGAAGTAGCTCTGGAATTAGTTGGAGATTCTACAGTAAATGATTTACGTACAGTTAGGTTTAAGATCTCCAGTGTGAGCGATGTGCATAGATACGAAGTTTTTGCAGATTCTAAATATCAATTTGAAAAAGCAATGGTAAACGGATTAGAAATCGAGCCTAGCGGTAAATCTAAAAAACCCTTTGCAAACCGATGGGGCAACCGATTTTTGAGTTATTATGTAAAGGAAAATGCACCATTAGAACTAGAACTGACCTTTAACGCAGATACGGAACCTGAAATTATCATTTATGCAGCGTCATTTGATTTACTAGAACAAGAACAATTTAATGTGTCACAACGACCGCTAGACCAGATGTCGATGCCTTTTGTGTTAAATGATGCAGTATTGAGAAAACGAACTGTAAAGCTTTCAAGAGACTTCAAGCAACCTAATGATGACGTAACCTACGAATTAGTTGAGCCAAATGCAGAGTAA
- a CDS encoding flavin reductase family protein, which translates to MKLNPKDIETAQLHSIMLGAVQPRPIAFASTVDENGKVNLSPYSFFNVFSANPPVMIFSPARRVRNNTVKHTLLNAKATGEVVINIVNYDIVQQMSLSSTEYAEGVNEFEKAGLTAVKSDIVVPPRVGESPVQFECKVKEIVELGQEGGAGNLIICEVVMVHVNDDVLDADHKIDPFKIDTVARMGGNWYCRSKDAMFEVAKPLSTLGVGVDALPEHARNSDILTGNDLGKLGNIEKIPEKEEVLAFAKAEQLFNLSTTDKHNGAKELIAKGEILNAWNYLLL; encoded by the coding sequence TTGAAACTCAATCCAAAAGACATAGAAACGGCTCAACTTCATAGTATTATGCTAGGAGCAGTACAGCCGCGTCCTATTGCTTTTGCAAGTACAGTGGACGAGAATGGAAAGGTAAATTTATCGCCATACTCGTTTTTTAATGTGTTTAGTGCAAATCCTCCAGTGATGATATTTTCTCCTGCGCGACGTGTGAGAAACAATACCGTAAAACATACTTTGCTCAATGCAAAAGCTACTGGAGAAGTGGTGATCAATATTGTAAATTACGATATCGTTCAACAAATGTCGTTGTCTAGTACAGAGTATGCTGAAGGTGTGAATGAGTTTGAAAAAGCTGGTCTTACCGCGGTAAAAAGTGATATCGTCGTACCGCCGCGAGTAGGTGAAAGTCCGGTGCAGTTTGAGTGTAAAGTAAAAGAAATTGTAGAACTAGGCCAGGAAGGTGGCGCTGGTAACCTCATCATTTGTGAAGTGGTTATGGTGCATGTAAATGACGACGTTCTTGATGCCGATCATAAGATTGATCCTTTTAAGATCGATACGGTAGCAAGAATGGGTGGCAACTGGTATTGTCGTTCTAAAGATGCAATGTTTGAGGTAGCAAAACCGCTATCTACTTTAGGTGTAGGCGTTGATGCCTTACCAGAACATGCTAGAAATAGCGATATACTTACAGGAAATGATCTTGGTAAACTAGGAAATATTGAAAAGATCCCGGAGAAGGAAGAAGTGTTAGCTTTCGCGAAAGCGGAACAATTATTCAACCTCTCTACAACAGATAAACATAACGGAGCCAAAGAGCTCATCGCAAAGGGAGAAATCCTTAATGCGTGGAATTATTTATTATTATAG
- a CDS encoding DUF3127 domain-containing protein: MEVQGKIKVIGETKSFGASGFQKRDLVVTTEEQYPQHLNLEFLQDKASLLDAFQVGDSVKVGINLRGREWTSPQNEVKYFNSIVGWRIEKVGAIAPAGAPEVPPFDEYEPVQNSKNEDHDDLPF; this comes from the coding sequence ATGGAAGTACAAGGAAAAATTAAAGTAATCGGTGAAACAAAGTCCTTTGGGGCAAGCGGTTTTCAAAAAAGAGATTTAGTTGTAACGACTGAAGAACAATATCCACAACATTTAAACTTAGAGTTTTTACAAGACAAGGCTAGTTTATTAGATGCTTTTCAAGTAGGTGATTCGGTGAAAGTAGGAATCAACTTAAGAGGTAGAGAATGGACCAGCCCACAAAATGAGGTAAAATATTTCAACTCTATCGTAGGATGGAGAATTGAAAAAGTAGGTGCAATCGCACCAGCTGGTGCTCCAGAAGTACCACCATTTGATGAGTACGAACCAGTTCAAAACTCAAAGAATGAAGATCATGATGATTTGCCTTTTTAG